A region from the Nocardioides coralli genome encodes:
- the atpA gene encoding F0F1 ATP synthase subunit alpha produces the protein MTELSIRPEEIRDALQRFVSEYQPDAASKEEVGTVSQAGDGIARVTGLPSAMANELLEFEDGTLGIALNLDTREIGVVILGDFEKIEEGQTVRRTGEILSVPVGDAFMGRVVNPLGQPIDGLGDIESSGRRALELQAPTVVQRKSVHEPLATGIKAIDAMTPIGRGQRQLIIGDRATGKTTIAIDTIINQKQNWDSGDPDKQVRCIYVAIGQKGSTIASVRGALEEAGALEYTTIVAAPASESAGFKYLAPYTGSAIGQQWMYDGKHVLIIFDDLSKQADAYRAVSLLLRRPPGREAFPGDVFYLHSRLLERCAKLNDEMGAGSMTGLPIIETKANDVSAFIPTNVISITDGQIFLQSDLFASNQRPAIDVGISVSRVGGAAMTKAMKAVTGSLKVDLAQFRAMEAFAMFASDLDAASRQQLDRGQRLMALLKQPAYSPYPLEEMVVSLWTGTTGRLDKVPTEDVLRFESEFIDYVKRSHGGILDGIRETQKFEDDAASELEAAYDSFLDQFETSEGGSIKVGTEAPAEALEDEDQEQIVKQKRG, from the coding sequence ATGACGGAGCTTTCGATCCGTCCGGAGGAGATCCGGGACGCGCTGCAGCGCTTCGTGTCCGAGTACCAGCCCGACGCCGCCAGCAAGGAGGAGGTCGGCACGGTCTCGCAGGCCGGCGACGGCATCGCCCGGGTCACGGGGCTCCCGTCGGCCATGGCCAACGAGCTGCTGGAGTTCGAGGACGGCACGCTGGGCATCGCCCTGAACCTCGACACCCGCGAGATCGGTGTCGTCATCCTCGGTGACTTCGAGAAGATCGAGGAGGGCCAGACGGTCCGCCGCACGGGCGAGATCCTCTCGGTGCCCGTCGGCGACGCGTTCATGGGCCGGGTGGTCAACCCGCTGGGCCAGCCGATCGACGGGCTCGGGGACATCGAGTCGAGCGGCCGCCGCGCCCTCGAGCTGCAGGCCCCCACCGTGGTGCAGCGCAAGTCGGTCCACGAGCCGCTGGCTACCGGCATCAAGGCGATCGACGCCATGACGCCCATCGGTCGGGGTCAGCGCCAGCTGATCATCGGTGACCGTGCGACCGGCAAGACCACGATCGCCATCGACACGATCATCAACCAGAAGCAGAACTGGGACTCCGGCGACCCGGACAAGCAGGTCCGCTGCATCTACGTCGCCATCGGCCAGAAGGGCTCGACCATCGCCTCGGTGCGAGGTGCCCTCGAGGAGGCCGGCGCCCTGGAGTACACCACCATCGTGGCGGCCCCCGCCTCGGAGAGCGCGGGCTTCAAGTACCTCGCCCCCTACACCGGTTCGGCCATCGGGCAGCAGTGGATGTACGACGGCAAGCACGTCCTGATCATCTTCGACGACCTGTCGAAGCAGGCCGACGCCTACCGCGCGGTCTCGCTGCTGCTGCGCCGCCCGCCCGGTCGCGAGGCGTTCCCCGGTGACGTGTTCTACCTCCACAGCCGGCTGCTCGAGCGTTGCGCGAAGCTCAACGACGAGATGGGCGCGGGCTCGATGACCGGCCTGCCGATCATCGAGACCAAGGCCAACGACGTGTCGGCGTTCATCCCGACCAACGTCATCTCGATCACCGACGGCCAGATCTTCCTGCAGTCGGACCTGTTCGCCTCCAACCAGCGGCCCGCGATCGACGTCGGCATCTCGGTGTCCCGCGTCGGTGGCGCGGCGATGACCAAGGCGATGAAGGCCGTCACCGGCTCGCTGAAGGTCGACCTCGCGCAGTTCCGCGCCATGGAGGCGTTCGCGATGTTCGCCTCCGACCTCGACGCAGCCTCGCGGCAGCAGCTCGACCGCGGCCAGCGGCTGATGGCCCTGCTCAAGCAGCCGGCCTACTCGCCGTACCCGCTCGAGGAGATGGTCGTGTCGCTGTGGACCGGTACCACCGGCCGCCTCGACAAGGTCCCGACCGAGGACGTGCTCCGCTTCGAGAGCGAGTTCATCGACTACGTGAAGCGCTCCCACGGCGGGATCCTGGACGGCATCCGCGAGACGCAGAAGTTCGAGGACGACGCCGCCTCCGAGCTCGAGGCCGCCTACGACTCCTTCCTCGACCAGTTCGAGACGTCCGAGGGCGGCTCGATCAAGGTCGGCACCGAGGCTCCGGCCGAGGCGCTGGAGGACGAGGACCAGGAGCAGATCGTCAAGCAGAAGCGGGGCTGA
- a CDS encoding L-threonylcarbamoyladenylate synthase: MTAQRLPTGTDEEREDAIAAASRAVQHGELVVIPTDTVYGIGADAFDVDAVSALLDAKGRGRDMPPPVLVSAATTVDALATDLPGYARALIDAFWPGPLTLVCRQQPSLQWDLGETRGTVAVRMPDHDVALAVLERTGPLAVSSANKTGKPAAVDAEAAEEMLGLEVAVIVDAGTAPGGEASTIVDVTGSQGRVLRRGALSLERLNEVLEPLGATLTEEE; the protein is encoded by the coding sequence GTGACTGCGCAGCGCCTCCCCACCGGCACCGACGAGGAACGTGAGGACGCGATCGCCGCGGCCAGCCGCGCCGTCCAGCACGGGGAGCTGGTGGTCATCCCGACCGACACCGTCTACGGCATCGGCGCCGACGCCTTCGACGTGGACGCCGTCTCCGCCCTGCTCGACGCGAAGGGCCGTGGCCGCGACATGCCACCGCCCGTGCTGGTCAGCGCGGCCACGACCGTCGACGCCCTCGCGACCGACCTCCCGGGATACGCACGCGCGTTGATCGACGCCTTCTGGCCGGGCCCGCTCACGCTGGTGTGCCGGCAGCAACCCTCGCTGCAGTGGGACCTCGGCGAGACGCGGGGCACGGTCGCGGTCCGGATGCCCGACCACGACGTGGCGCTGGCCGTGCTCGAGCGCACCGGCCCGCTGGCGGTCAGCTCGGCCAACAAGACGGGGAAACCCGCGGCGGTGGACGCCGAGGCGGCCGAGGAGATGCTGGGCCTCGAGGTCGCGGTCATCGTCGACGCCGGCACAGCGCCCGGGGGAGAGGCGTCGACGATCGTCGACGTCACCGGCAGCCAGGGACGCGTGCTGCGTCGTGGTGCGCTGTCGCTGGAGCGGCTCAACGAGGTCCTGGAACCGCTCGGAGCGACGCTCACCGAGGAGGAGTGA
- the atpE gene encoding ATP synthase F0 subunit C encodes MDGNLNMIGYGLAAIGPGVGIGLIFAAYISGVARQPEAQGRLQSIAILGFALAEALAIIGIALAFVL; translated from the coding sequence GTGGACGGCAACCTCAACATGATCGGGTACGGCCTCGCCGCGATCGGCCCGGGCGTCGGCATCGGTCTGATCTTCGCCGCCTACATCTCCGGTGTGGCCCGCCAGCCGGAGGCCCAGGGCCGCCTGCAGTCGATCGCCATCCTGGGCTTCGCCCTCGCCGAGGCGCTCGCCATCATCGGTATCGCCCTCGCGTTCGTCCTCTGA
- a CDS encoding response regulator transcription factor, whose translation MARILVADDDVDIRELVEFKLSTMGHDIVAVGDGAAAIEACRAEKPDLAVLDVMMPGVSGLDAIREIRADADLAGLPVILLTARAQEADVETGFDSGADDYITKPFSPRELAARVDALLARTP comes from the coding sequence GTGGCCAGGATCCTCGTCGCGGACGACGACGTCGACATCCGCGAGCTCGTCGAGTTCAAGCTGTCCACCATGGGCCACGACATCGTGGCCGTGGGCGACGGTGCCGCCGCCATCGAGGCCTGCCGGGCCGAAAAGCCCGACCTCGCCGTCCTCGACGTGATGATGCCCGGGGTCTCCGGCCTCGACGCGATCCGGGAGATCCGGGCCGACGCGGACCTGGCCGGCCTGCCGGTGATCCTCCTGACGGCACGCGCCCAGGAGGCCGACGTCGAGACCGGCTTCGACTCGGGGGCCGACGACTACATCACCAAGCCCTTCAGCCCCCGGGAGCTCGCCGCCCGCGTCGACGCGCTCCTCGCCCGTACTCCCTGA
- a CDS encoding F0F1 ATP synthase subunit delta, whose translation MVSAMRGASAEAQAELLDRLTGALGSADAASVGTDLFGAASVIRSEAGLRRVVTDISTPGEAKATLVTGIFEGKLDPVALDLVVDAVRRRWTATRDLADTLEHLGVVALVRSAGDADAERLSDELFGVGRLVEENPDLRAALSDHVRSVADRRQLVRGLLGDRTLPATVALAEQALAGSYRTFGVAIAEYQKIAAAVHDERVARVRVAQELSDDDRQRLEQALSRQYGRDVHLNVVVEPELLGGMRVEIGDDVIDGTVVSRLDEARRKLAG comes from the coding sequence ATGGTGTCCGCCATGCGTGGTGCGTCCGCGGAGGCGCAGGCCGAGCTGCTCGACCGGCTGACGGGGGCCCTCGGGTCCGCCGACGCCGCGTCGGTCGGCACCGACCTGTTCGGGGCCGCTTCGGTGATCCGCTCCGAGGCCGGCCTGCGCCGGGTCGTCACCGACATCTCCACCCCCGGGGAGGCCAAGGCCACCCTGGTGACGGGGATCTTCGAGGGGAAGCTCGACCCGGTCGCGCTCGACCTCGTCGTCGACGCCGTTCGTCGTCGCTGGACCGCCACCCGTGACCTCGCCGACACCCTCGAGCACCTCGGGGTCGTGGCGCTGGTGCGGTCGGCGGGCGACGCGGACGCCGAACGGCTCTCCGACGAGCTGTTCGGCGTGGGGCGACTGGTGGAGGAGAACCCGGACCTGCGGGCCGCGCTCTCCGACCACGTCCGCTCCGTGGCCGACCGGCGGCAGCTGGTCCGGGGCCTCCTCGGCGACAGGACCCTGCCGGCGACCGTGGCGCTCGCGGAGCAGGCGCTGGCCGGCTCCTACCGGACCTTCGGCGTCGCCATCGCCGAGTACCAGAAGATCGCGGCGGCGGTGCACGACGAGCGGGTCGCCCGGGTCCGGGTGGCCCAGGAGCTGAGCGACGACGACCGCCAGCGCCTGGAGCAGGCGCTGAGTCGCCAGTACGGCCGGGACGTCCACCTCAACGTGGTGGTCGAGCCCGAGCTCCTGGGCGGCATGCGGGTCGAGATCGGTGACGACGTCATCGACGGCACCGTGGTCTCGCGCCTCGACGAAGCACGACGCAAGCTGGCCGGCTGA
- the prmC gene encoding peptide chain release factor N(5)-glutamine methyltransferase: MSLRDARRRARDRLAAAGVPSPAYDADALLAHVLGVDRGRLALAGPLSPDEEQRLEQLLVRRERREPLQHLLGTAAFRHVELAVGPGVFVPRPETELLAGWAVERAHEVERGNRTCRVVDLCTGSGAIALAVRHEVPAAEVHAVELDPAAHAWAERNLAGTGVDLRLGDLADAFEDLLGTVDVITCNPPYIPLEAWESVAPEARDHDPALALWSGEDGLDAIRVVERRAARLLRPGGWIGVEHADAQGSSAPGVFTAGGRWVDVRDHADLAGRPRFLTARLAR, encoded by the coding sequence ATGAGCCTGCGCGACGCGCGGCGCCGCGCGAGGGATCGGCTCGCCGCGGCCGGAGTCCCCTCCCCGGCGTACGACGCCGACGCGCTGCTCGCCCACGTGCTCGGGGTCGACCGTGGCCGGCTCGCGCTGGCGGGTCCGCTGTCGCCGGACGAGGAGCAGCGGCTCGAGCAGCTGCTGGTGCGGCGTGAGCGACGGGAGCCGCTCCAGCACCTGCTGGGCACCGCGGCGTTCCGCCACGTCGAGCTGGCCGTCGGGCCGGGCGTGTTCGTGCCACGGCCCGAGACCGAGCTGCTCGCGGGCTGGGCCGTCGAGCGAGCCCACGAGGTCGAACGCGGCAACCGCACCTGTCGCGTCGTCGACCTCTGCACCGGCTCCGGGGCGATCGCGCTGGCGGTCCGCCACGAGGTGCCGGCCGCCGAGGTGCACGCCGTCGAGCTCGACCCCGCGGCCCACGCCTGGGCCGAGCGCAACCTGGCCGGCACCGGCGTCGACCTGCGGCTGGGCGACCTGGCGGACGCTTTCGAGGACCTGCTCGGCACCGTCGACGTGATCACGTGCAACCCGCCGTACATCCCGCTGGAGGCATGGGAGTCGGTCGCACCCGAGGCCCGCGACCACGACCCTGCCCTGGCGCTGTGGTCCGGCGAGGACGGGCTCGACGCGATCCGCGTGGTCGAGCGGCGCGCGGCGCGGCTGCTCCGCCCTGGGGGCTGGATCGGCGTCGAGCACGCCGACGCCCAGGGCTCGTCGGCACCGGGCGTCTTCACGGCCGGCGGAAGGTGGGTCGACGTCCGTGACCACGCCGACCTGGCCGGTCGGCCGCGCTTCCTCACGGCGCGACTGGCACGATGA
- the atpB gene encoding F0F1 ATP synthase subunit A: MIGTLVIRAAEGFTPPGPGDFNLPPIGGGKETFEFLGESHFLGVTKPMVQLVLAAVLVFVFFWMAARKQAMVPGRLQYVGEAGYGFVRNSLGRDIIGSHDYMRFVPYLFALFFFILVNNFFGSIPGIQFPTMSRSGFVYSLALLSWLIYNGVGIHKHGFVGYFKLQSVPSGVKGPILALLIPLEFLSNIVVRPVTLALRLFANMLAGHLLLILFALGGEYLLLEASLAVKPVGILAWLMFIAISFLELLIQFLQAYVFVLLNAMYISGALADEH; the protein is encoded by the coding sequence GTGATCGGGACTCTCGTCATCAGGGCCGCCGAGGGGTTCACGCCCCCGGGCCCGGGTGACTTCAACCTGCCACCCATCGGTGGTGGCAAGGAGACCTTCGAGTTCCTGGGCGAGAGCCACTTCCTCGGCGTCACCAAGCCGATGGTGCAGCTGGTCCTCGCCGCGGTCCTGGTCTTCGTCTTCTTCTGGATGGCGGCCCGCAAGCAGGCCATGGTCCCGGGGCGACTGCAGTACGTCGGCGAGGCCGGCTACGGCTTCGTCCGCAACTCGCTGGGCCGCGACATCATCGGCAGCCACGACTACATGCGGTTCGTGCCGTACCTGTTCGCGCTGTTCTTCTTCATCCTGGTCAACAACTTCTTCGGGTCCATCCCCGGCATCCAGTTCCCCACGATGTCGCGATCCGGCTTCGTCTACAGCCTCGCGCTGCTGAGCTGGCTGATCTACAACGGCGTCGGCATCCACAAGCACGGGTTCGTCGGCTACTTCAAGCTGCAGTCGGTGCCCTCCGGTGTGAAGGGCCCGATCCTCGCGCTGCTGATCCCGCTGGAGTTCCTCTCCAACATCGTGGTCCGGCCGGTCACGCTGGCCCTCCGTCTCTTCGCCAACATGCTGGCGGGCCACCTGCTGCTGATCCTGTTCGCCCTCGGTGGCGAGTACCTCCTGCTCGAGGCGTCGCTGGCGGTGAAGCCCGTCGGCATCCTGGCCTGGCTGATGTTCATCGCCATCTCGTTCCTGGAGCTGCTGATCCAGTTCCTGCAGGCCTACGTCTTCGTCCTGCTGAACGCCATGTACATCTCCGGGGCCCTCGCCGACGAGCACTGA
- a CDS encoding F0F1 ATP synthase subunit gamma encodes MAVSLREYRARIKSTESMKKITRAMELIAASRIIKAQQRAQAAAPYARELTRAVSAVATYSNVDHPMTTESEDPKRAAVLVVTSDRGLAGAYSSSVIKESERLVEMLREEGKEVDTYICGRKGEAYFKFRQRPIVQSWTGFSDQPSYAVAQEVGQTLIDAFLKEQGEEGDVDEVHVVYTRFRSMLVQEPTAVRLLPLEVVEGEEKPSADDALPLYEFEPSPEAVLDELLPRYVQSRIFFALLQAAASELAARQKAMKAATDNADELIKKYTRIANQARQAGITQEISEIVGGVNALADASAASD; translated from the coding sequence ATGGCCGTATCGCTGCGTGAGTACCGCGCGCGGATCAAGTCGACGGAGTCGATGAAGAAGATCACGCGCGCCATGGAGCTCATTGCTGCGTCCCGCATCATCAAGGCGCAGCAGCGGGCACAGGCCGCCGCGCCCTACGCACGCGAGCTGACCCGGGCGGTGTCGGCGGTGGCGACGTACTCCAACGTCGACCACCCCATGACGACGGAGTCGGAGGACCCCAAGCGGGCCGCCGTCCTCGTCGTCACCAGCGACCGCGGTCTGGCCGGCGCCTACTCCTCGAGCGTCATCAAGGAGTCCGAGCGCCTGGTCGAGATGCTCCGTGAGGAGGGCAAGGAGGTCGACACCTACATCTGCGGCCGCAAGGGCGAGGCGTACTTCAAGTTCCGTCAGCGCCCGATCGTGCAGTCGTGGACCGGGTTCTCCGACCAGCCCTCCTACGCCGTGGCGCAGGAGGTCGGGCAGACCCTGATCGACGCCTTCCTCAAGGAGCAGGGTGAGGAGGGCGACGTGGACGAGGTCCACGTCGTCTACACCCGGTTCCGGTCGATGCTCGTGCAGGAGCCCACCGCGGTGCGGCTGCTCCCGCTGGAGGTCGTCGAGGGCGAGGAGAAGCCCAGCGCCGACGACGCGCTGCCGCTCTACGAGTTCGAGCCCTCCCCGGAGGCCGTCCTCGACGAGCTGCTGCCGCGCTACGTCCAGAGCCGGATCTTCTTCGCCCTGCTGCAGGCGGCGGCTTCCGAGCTCGCTGCTCGTCAGAAGGCGATGAAGGCCGCGACCGACAACGCCGACGAGCTGATCAAGAAGTACACCCGGATCGCCAACCAGGCCCGCCAGGCGGGCATCACCCAGGAAATCAGCGAGATCGTCGGTGGCGTGAACGCGCTGGCCGACGCCAGCGCCGCCAGCGACTGA
- a CDS encoding F0F1 ATP synthase subunit B — MQTLILRAAGGGELNPLIPHPVEIVLSLVVFGLLFLAVRKWVVPSFEKTYAERTTAIEGGLKQAERKQAEADEKLAELEQRLGEARHEAARIREEAREQGAAIVSEMREQAQAEAARIVEHGKTQIEAERQQAVASLRAEVGSLATSLAGRIVGESLEDDQRATRVVDRFLADLEASESTSTEGR, encoded by the coding sequence ATGCAGACCCTGATCCTCCGCGCGGCCGGTGGCGGTGAGCTCAACCCGCTCATCCCTCACCCCGTCGAGATCGTCCTGTCGCTGGTGGTGTTCGGCCTGCTCTTCCTCGCTGTCAGGAAGTGGGTCGTCCCCAGCTTCGAGAAGACCTACGCCGAGCGGACCACCGCGATCGAGGGTGGTCTGAAGCAGGCCGAGCGCAAGCAGGCCGAGGCCGACGAGAAGCTCGCGGAGCTCGAGCAGCGCCTCGGTGAGGCCCGTCACGAGGCGGCGCGGATCCGTGAGGAGGCCCGCGAGCAGGGCGCCGCGATCGTCTCGGAGATGCGGGAGCAGGCCCAGGCCGAGGCTGCCCGCATCGTCGAGCACGGCAAGACCCAGATCGAGGCGGAGCGGCAGCAGGCGGTCGCCTCGCTGCGGGCCGAGGTCGGGTCCCTGGCGACCTCGCTCGCCGGCCGTATCGTCGGGGAGAGCCTGGAGGACGACCAGCGCGCCACGCGCGTGGTCGACCGGTTCTTGGCCGACCTCGAGGCCTCCGAGTCGACGAGCACCGAGGGTCGCTGA
- the rpmE gene encoding 50S ribosomal protein L31 produces MKKDIHPDYAATQVTCTCGNQFTTRSTAPNGVIHADVCSSCHPFYTGKQKILDTGGRVARFEARYAKAAKK; encoded by the coding sequence ATGAAGAAGGACATCCACCCGGACTACGCCGCGACCCAGGTGACCTGCACCTGCGGCAACCAGTTCACCACCCGCAGCACCGCACCCAACGGCGTCATCCACGCCGACGTGTGCTCGAGCTGCCACCCGTTCTACACCGGCAAGCAGAAGATCCTCGACACCGGCGGCCGCGTCGCCCGCTTCGAGGCCCGCTACGCCAAGGCTGCCAAGAAGTAG
- the prfA gene encoding peptide chain release factor 1 — protein MFEAVESLVAERRALEGQLADPATHADQALAKRLHQRYAEVSAIVRTWEEWRQLGDDASAARELAADEPDFATEADALAARREETAERLRLLLVPRDPADGKDAILEVKSGEGGEESALFAGDLLRMYTRYAERRGWATELLDATESDLGGYKSVTVAVKARGASEPGQAPYGLLKFEGGVHRVQRVPVTESQGRVHTSAAGVLVLPEAEQVDVSIDENDLRIDVFRSSGPGGQSVNTTDSAVRITHLPTGVVVSCQNEKSQLQNREQAMRILRSRLLAIAQEEADAEASEARRSQVRTVDRSERIRTYNFPENRISDHRTGYKAYNLDQVLDGDLGPVLESCVTTDLEARLAALES, from the coding sequence ATGTTCGAGGCCGTCGAGAGTCTCGTCGCCGAGCGTCGCGCGCTCGAGGGACAGCTCGCCGACCCCGCCACGCACGCCGACCAGGCCCTCGCCAAGCGGCTCCACCAGCGCTACGCCGAGGTCTCGGCGATCGTGCGGACGTGGGAGGAGTGGCGCCAGCTCGGGGACGACGCGTCGGCGGCCCGGGAGCTGGCGGCCGACGAGCCCGACTTCGCGACCGAGGCCGACGCCCTCGCGGCGCGGCGGGAGGAGACGGCCGAGCGGCTCCGCCTGCTGCTGGTGCCACGCGACCCGGCCGACGGGAAGGACGCGATCCTGGAGGTGAAGTCGGGCGAGGGCGGTGAGGAGTCAGCGCTCTTCGCCGGAGACCTGCTGCGCATGTACACCCGGTACGCCGAGCGGCGCGGCTGGGCGACGGAGCTGCTCGACGCCACCGAGTCCGACCTGGGTGGCTACAAGTCCGTCACGGTCGCCGTGAAGGCCCGCGGAGCGAGCGAGCCGGGCCAGGCGCCGTACGGCCTGCTGAAGTTCGAGGGCGGCGTCCACCGGGTGCAGCGGGTGCCCGTCACCGAGTCCCAGGGCAGGGTCCACACCAGCGCGGCCGGGGTCCTCGTGCTCCCCGAGGCCGAGCAGGTCGACGTCAGCATCGACGAGAACGACCTGCGCATCGACGTCTTCCGCAGCAGCGGGCCCGGTGGGCAGAGCGTCAACACCACCGACTCCGCGGTGCGGATCACCCACCTGCCCACCGGCGTGGTGGTGAGCTGCCAGAACGAGAAGAGCCAGCTGCAGAACCGCGAGCAGGCGATGCGGATCCTCCGCTCCCGGTTGCTCGCGATCGCCCAGGAGGAGGCCGACGCCGAGGCCAGCGAGGCGCGGCGCAGCCAGGTGCGCACCGTGGACCGCTCCGAGCGGATCCGGACCTACAACTTCCCCGAGAACCGGATCTCCGATCACCGCACCGGCTACAAGGCCTACAACCTCGACCAGGTCCTCGACGGCGATCTCGGACCGGTGCTGGAGTCCTGCGTGACCACCGACCTCGAGGCCCGGCTGGCCGCGCTGGAGTCATGA
- a CDS encoding glycosyltransferase family 4 protein, translating to MREYVLVFLVAAAVTYLLTVIAREIALRTGAIAEVRDRDVHAEPIPYLGGLAMLGGLVAAYAVGRELPFLSSNGPFVFEDAGVVLLAGALVCAVGVLDDLFELDALSKLGGQVLAVGFLVYSGIQFQWILLPDRWQFSLDPAQGALLTAVLVVATVNAVNFVDGLDGLAAGVVGIGALALFLFSYQLTTLNGVTLATTGAFLSASLAGACAGFLPHNFHPARLFMGDSGSMLLGLVLSSSALVLTTQFSGAEIGRGGAGSNVNPFAFFLPLLLPVAILVVPFADLVLAVVRRGWAGRSPFAPDKRHLHHRLLEIGHSQRRAVVIMWMWAALIAFGTVIVSLYTGNLMWAALAVATAVTITLTFVVPVVHTPHLGQREDA from the coding sequence GTGCGCGAGTACGTCCTGGTCTTCCTGGTCGCCGCCGCGGTCACCTACCTGCTGACCGTCATCGCCCGGGAGATCGCGCTGCGGACCGGTGCCATCGCCGAGGTCCGCGACCGGGACGTCCACGCCGAGCCCATTCCCTACCTGGGTGGGCTGGCCATGCTCGGCGGTCTGGTGGCGGCGTACGCCGTGGGTCGTGAGCTGCCGTTCCTGTCCAGCAACGGGCCCTTCGTGTTCGAGGACGCGGGCGTGGTGCTCCTCGCCGGGGCGCTCGTGTGCGCTGTCGGAGTGCTCGACGACCTCTTCGAGCTCGACGCGCTGAGCAAGCTGGGCGGCCAGGTCCTCGCCGTCGGCTTCCTCGTCTACTCGGGCATCCAGTTCCAGTGGATCCTGCTGCCGGACCGCTGGCAGTTCTCGCTCGACCCGGCGCAGGGCGCGCTGCTCACCGCCGTCCTGGTCGTCGCGACGGTCAACGCGGTCAACTTCGTCGACGGCCTGGACGGGCTGGCGGCGGGCGTCGTCGGGATCGGCGCCCTGGCCCTGTTCCTCTTCAGCTACCAGCTGACGACGCTCAACGGGGTGACCCTCGCGACGACGGGAGCCTTCCTCTCGGCGTCCCTGGCGGGGGCGTGCGCCGGCTTCCTGCCGCACAACTTCCACCCCGCGCGGTTGTTCATGGGTGACAGCGGCTCGATGCTGCTGGGGCTGGTCCTGTCCTCCTCGGCGCTGGTGCTGACCACCCAGTTCAGCGGTGCCGAGATCGGTCGGGGTGGCGCCGGGTCCAACGTCAACCCCTTCGCCTTCTTCCTGCCGCTGCTGCTGCCGGTCGCGATCCTCGTCGTCCCGTTCGCCGACCTGGTGCTGGCCGTGGTGCGACGCGGCTGGGCGGGGCGCTCGCCGTTCGCCCCCGACAAGCGGCACCTGCACCACCGGCTCCTGGAGATCGGCCACAGCCAGCGGCGGGCCGTCGTGATCATGTGGATGTGGGCGGCGCTCATCGCGTTCGGCACCGTGATCGTCAGCCTCTACACCGGCAACCTGATGTGGGCGGCGCTGGCCGTCGCGACGGCCGTGACGATCACGCTGACCTTCGTCGTGCCCGTCGTGCACACCCCGCACCTGGGGCAGCGCGAGGACGCCTGA